The following coding sequences are from one Selenomonas sputigena ATCC 35185 window:
- a CDS encoding DUF4127 family protein, whose product MKKRLLYLAVLALCVLSLFHAFLRPSYGGTPLNAVREKTGRIVLVPLDGRPPCRQLVLDAADVAGTEIAALPYEMQDYYTMPGETKEAQKWLRENLAQSDAAIISIDQLLYGGLLAAREADKSPDEIEAFIAYLRELHAAHPTVPLYAFSILPRMIPPASIDDYYDNKYLLAYSRLADHYALCGDPEDAAKMQELEEKINPASLAQYLALFEQNEHLSRALIELVKEGTLERLLIGQDDGEKYSIPNIEKRHLQAFLIEEQIPKEKAAIVHGADELALTLLAVISASKSGHRPQIFLDWNDESAPDEILPFMAISLRETAREKIAVFGGECTASAASADFVLFISAGSEETLSSRRKSVERIERYLASGTPVALVDLSRHFAAEETLLPLLIERGAPIEGLRSYAGWNTASNSVGTALSQAAIFTAVREKAATRDEVLALHAANLKLLNNRFLEDYFYLKDVITLVNTNLKKNGTKNVYDLDLERDYLAATAMLRKAMSDRLQTFKSTKACRRPFRIHLPGGESAELTVYDLQTDMSFPWPRTFEIYLETTPFIAVQ is encoded by the coding sequence TTGAAAAAGCGACTGCTGTATCTCGCCGTCCTCGCGCTCTGCGTCCTTTCGCTCTTCCACGCTTTCCTGCGCCCTTCTTACGGCGGCACACCGCTCAACGCCGTTCGTGAAAAGACGGGTCGCATCGTGCTTGTGCCGCTCGACGGCAGACCGCCGTGCCGCCAACTCGTGCTCGACGCCGCCGATGTCGCGGGCACAGAGATTGCCGCCCTGCCCTACGAGATGCAGGACTACTACACGATGCCGGGCGAAACGAAGGAGGCGCAGAAGTGGCTGCGCGAAAATCTGGCGCAGAGCGACGCCGCCATCATCTCCATCGACCAGCTTCTCTACGGCGGTTTGCTCGCGGCGCGTGAGGCGGACAAATCGCCCGACGAAATCGAAGCCTTCATCGCCTACCTGCGCGAACTGCACGCCGCACATCCGACGGTTCCCCTCTACGCCTTCTCCATCCTGCCGCGCATGATTCCGCCCGCGAGCATCGACGACTACTACGACAACAAGTACCTCCTCGCCTACTCGCGCCTCGCCGATCACTATGCGCTCTGCGGCGATCCCGAGGACGCGGCGAAGATGCAGGAGCTGGAAGAAAAAATCAACCCTGCAAGCCTCGCGCAGTACCTCGCGCTCTTCGAGCAAAACGAACACCTCTCCCGTGCCCTCATCGAACTTGTCAAGGAAGGAACACTGGAACGACTCCTCATCGGACAGGACGACGGCGAAAAGTACAGCATCCCCAACATCGAGAAGCGCCATCTGCAGGCTTTTCTCATTGAAGAACAAATTCCAAAGGAAAAAGCCGCCATCGTCCACGGCGCAGACGAACTCGCGCTGACGCTCCTCGCTGTCATCTCTGCCTCCAAAAGCGGTCACCGTCCGCAGATATTTCTCGATTGGAATGACGAATCAGCACCCGACGAAATCCTGCCCTTCATGGCGATTTCCCTGCGCGAAACGGCGCGGGAAAAAATCGCAGTTTTCGGCGGCGAATGTACGGCGTCCGCCGCGAGCGCCGACTTCGTACTCTTCATCAGCGCAGGCTCAGAAGAAACCCTCTCCTCGCGCCGAAAAAGCGTCGAGCGCATCGAAAGATACCTCGCCTCGGGCACGCCCGTCGCTCTCGTAGACCTCAGCCGCCACTTCGCAGCCGAGGAAACGCTGCTGCCGCTCCTCATCGAGCGCGGCGCTCCCATCGAAGGACTTCGCTCCTATGCCGGTTGGAACACGGCGAGCAACTCCGTCGGCACAGCGCTCTCGCAGGCAGCGATTTTTACCGCCGTACGCGAAAAGGCGGCGACGCGAGATGAAGTTCTCGCACTTCACGCAGCGAATCTCAAACTGCTCAACAATCGTTTCTTGGAAGACTATTTCTACCTCAAAGACGTCATCACTCTCGTCAATACGAACCTCAAGAAAAACGGCACAAAAAACGTCTACGACCTCGACTTGGAACGCGACTACCTCGCGGCGACTGCGATGCTCCGAAAAGCGATGAGCGATCGCCTGCAGACCTTCAAGAGTACGAAAGCCTGCCGCCGCCCCTTCCGTATCCATCTGCCCGGCGGCGAAAGTGCCGAACTCACCGTCTATGATCTCCAAACCGACATGAGCTTCCCATGGCCGCGCACCTTCGAGATTTATCTGGAAACGACGCCCTTCATCGCCGTGCAGTGA
- a CDS encoding cation diffusion facilitator family transporter, with product MYEVLFRRFVKNHDKTALPEVRFAYGNLSGRVGIAVNFLLSAVKLALGLMSGAVSVVADAVHNLADAAASIATLLGFRLAAKPADAEHPFGHGRVEYIAGFCIAGLILLIGFKLLEASVEKILAPEPPEVSVSMLVILTASIALQLWLGRFNKTIGERIDSAAIRAAAADSLNDCIATVVVVASLAFHYATGIDIDGWAGVLVALFILHSGWEAARDTLQPLLGQPPDPALVEGIEKTVLKHRAITGVHDIIIHDYGPGRIFASVHAEVPASMDFLKAHEIIDGVEELLRRKYHIIVTVHMDPVVTDNPEAERARAEVEAIMHENKLGESIHDFRMTTAKGGGKKLIFDVEVAPECKMTNEDVRFFLARAIEERHPAYHPVIRVDRFFC from the coding sequence ATGTACGAAGTTCTTTTCCGCCGTTTCGTCAAGAACCATGACAAGACAGCGCTGCCCGAGGTGCGCTTTGCCTACGGGAACTTGAGCGGCCGCGTCGGCATCGCAGTCAATTTCCTCCTCAGCGCCGTCAAACTTGCGCTCGGCCTCATGAGCGGCGCCGTCTCCGTCGTCGCCGACGCCGTGCACAACCTCGCCGATGCAGCGGCGTCCATTGCGACGCTCCTGGGCTTTCGTCTCGCGGCGAAGCCGGCGGATGCCGAGCATCCCTTTGGGCACGGCAGGGTCGAGTACATTGCGGGCTTCTGCATCGCGGGGCTGATCCTTCTGATCGGCTTCAAGCTATTGGAAGCTTCCGTCGAGAAGATCCTCGCGCCAGAACCGCCCGAGGTGAGCGTTTCGATGCTCGTGATCCTCACGGCGTCCATCGCACTGCAGCTTTGGCTCGGCCGCTTCAACAAGACGATCGGCGAGCGCATTGACTCGGCGGCGATCCGTGCGGCGGCGGCGGACAGTCTGAACGACTGCATCGCGACCGTCGTCGTCGTCGCCAGCCTTGCGTTCCATTATGCGACGGGAATCGACATCGACGGCTGGGCGGGCGTCCTCGTCGCGCTCTTCATTCTGCACAGCGGCTGGGAGGCGGCGCGCGACACGCTGCAGCCGCTCCTCGGGCAGCCGCCCGATCCCGCGCTCGTCGAGGGAATTGAGAAGACGGTGCTCAAGCACCGCGCGATCACAGGCGTGCATGACATCATCATCCACGACTACGGCCCGGGGCGCATCTTCGCTTCGGTACACGCCGAGGTGCCTGCTTCGATGGACTTCCTCAAAGCGCACGAGATCATCGACGGAGTCGAAGAACTTCTGCGCAGGAAGTATCACATCATCGTGACCGTCCACATGGATCCCGTCGTCACGGACAATCCCGAGGCTGAGCGTGCACGCGCGGAGGTGGAGGCCATCATGCACGAGAACAAGCTGGGCGAATCCATCCATGACTTCCGCATGACGACGGCGAAGGGCGGCGGCAAGAAACTCATCTTTGACGTCGAGGTCGCGCCCGAATGCAAGATGACGAACGAAGATGTGCGTTTCTTCCTCGCGCGGGCAATCGAGGAACGTCATCCCGCCTACCATCCTGTGATTCGCGTCGACCGCTTCTTCTGCTGA
- a CDS encoding aminopeptidase, translating to MAETKDKKKELPWSAYSEAEKKELETLSKGYIEFLTKCKTERESVREIIRQAQAAGYEDLEEIVRSGRKIAPGAKVYCAYMKKAIALFHVGTEPLENGLAILGAHIDTCRLDVKQNPLYEDSGLAYLDTHYYGGIKKYQWVTVPLALHGVVVKKDGTVLDVVIGEAASEPTFCVTDLLVHLSQEQLKKSADKVVEGEKLDVLVGTLPLAGEEKEAVQKNVLRLLQEKYGIEEDDFLSAELSFVPAGAAREMGFDRSMILGYGQDDRVCSYTSLAAMLETKPSKRTACCLLVDKEEIGSVGATGMRSHFFENMLAELMNALGQYSELAVRRALASSKMLSSDVSSGYDALYAEAFDKRNVAYLGRGMVFNKFTGSRGKSGSNDANAEYLGELRAMLDARGVRYQSAELGKVDLGGGGTIAYIMALYGMQVIDSGVAVLSMHAPWEVTSKVDVYEVKKGYAAFLAEA from the coding sequence ATGGCTGAAACGAAGGACAAGAAGAAGGAACTGCCTTGGAGTGCGTACTCCGAAGCTGAGAAAAAGGAACTTGAGACGCTTTCCAAAGGCTACATCGAGTTTTTGACGAAGTGCAAGACGGAGCGCGAGAGCGTGCGCGAGATCATCCGACAGGCGCAGGCGGCAGGCTATGAGGATCTTGAAGAAATCGTGCGTTCCGGAAGGAAGATCGCACCTGGCGCGAAGGTTTACTGCGCCTACATGAAGAAAGCGATCGCGCTCTTTCATGTAGGCACGGAGCCGCTGGAAAACGGCCTGGCGATTCTCGGCGCGCACATCGACACCTGCCGCCTCGACGTGAAGCAGAACCCGCTCTACGAGGACAGCGGCCTCGCTTACCTCGATACGCATTACTACGGCGGCATCAAGAAGTACCAGTGGGTTACGGTGCCGCTCGCGCTGCACGGCGTCGTCGTCAAAAAGGACGGCACGGTGCTCGACGTCGTCATCGGCGAGGCGGCATCGGAGCCGACCTTCTGCGTGACGGATCTCCTCGTGCACCTGTCGCAGGAACAGCTCAAGAAGTCGGCGGACAAGGTCGTCGAGGGCGAAAAGCTCGATGTGCTCGTCGGCACCTTGCCGCTCGCCGGGGAGGAAAAGGAGGCTGTGCAGAAGAATGTGCTCCGTCTGCTGCAGGAAAAGTACGGCATCGAGGAAGACGACTTCCTGTCGGCGGAGCTTTCCTTCGTGCCCGCAGGTGCGGCGCGCGAGATGGGCTTCGACCGCAGCATGATCCTCGGCTACGGGCAGGACGACCGCGTATGCTCCTACACATCGCTCGCTGCCATGCTTGAGACGAAGCCCTCGAAGCGCACGGCGTGCTGCCTGCTCGTCGATAAGGAGGAGATCGGCAGCGTTGGCGCGACGGGCATGCGCTCGCACTTCTTCGAGAACATGCTCGCCGAACTCATGAATGCGCTCGGCCAATATTCGGAACTTGCCGTGCGCCGTGCGCTCGCCTCGTCCAAGATGCTCTCGTCCGACGTTTCCTCGGGCTATGACGCGCTCTACGCCGAGGCCTTCGACAAGCGCAACGTCGCCTACCTCGGGCGCGGCATGGTTTTCAACAAGTTTACGGGTTCGCGCGGCAAGTCCGGCTCGAATGACGCGAATGCCGAATATCTGGGCGAACTTCGTGCCATGCTCGATGCGCGCGGCGTGCGCTACCAGTCCGCCGAACTCGGCAAGGTCGACCTCGGCGGCGGCGGCACGATCGCCTACATCATGGCGCTCTACGGTATGCAGGTCATCGACAGCGGCGTCGCGGTGCTTTCGATGCATGCGCCGTGGGAAGTCACGAGCAAGGTCGACGTCTACGAAGTGAAGAAAGGGTACGCCGCGTTTCTCGCGGAGGCATAA
- the dusB gene encoding tRNA dihydrouridine synthase DusB, with the protein MRLGRLDFPVPVFLAPMAGVTDMAYRILVHEMGCPLVYTEMVSTNGINYRNERTLKMLQTDPRERPLAMQLFGNEPEAVARAAAYVESLGVADVIDFNMGCPAPKIVKNGEGSALLLDPVRAERILKALKRAVKLPVTVKIRKGWDAAHVNAVEIAVRAEAAGVDAIAVHGRTREQFYSGEADWAIIHAVKERVAIPVIANGDVRSVVDLVRIFEVTDADGVMVGRAAQGNPWIFREMAGFLRTGEVAAPPTASERRALILRHLDMLLETKGDYVGPREMRKHATWYTRGMKNGARLRELFNRAETRADFAAILENLA; encoded by the coding sequence ATGAGGCTCGGCAGGCTCGATTTTCCCGTGCCCGTCTTTCTTGCACCGATGGCGGGCGTGACGGACATGGCGTACCGCATTCTCGTTCACGAGATGGGCTGCCCGCTCGTCTACACGGAGATGGTCAGCACGAACGGCATCAACTACCGAAACGAGCGCACGCTCAAAATGCTTCAGACCGATCCGCGCGAGCGTCCTCTGGCCATGCAGCTTTTTGGCAATGAGCCGGAAGCCGTGGCGCGTGCCGCCGCCTATGTCGAGAGCCTCGGCGTCGCCGACGTCATCGACTTTAACATGGGATGTCCCGCGCCGAAGATCGTCAAGAACGGCGAGGGATCGGCGCTGCTCCTCGATCCTGTGCGTGCCGAGCGCATCTTGAAGGCATTGAAGCGTGCTGTCAAACTGCCCGTGACGGTGAAGATCCGAAAGGGCTGGGACGCGGCGCACGTCAACGCGGTGGAGATTGCCGTGCGCGCCGAAGCGGCGGGCGTTGACGCCATCGCCGTGCACGGCAGGACGCGCGAGCAGTTCTACAGCGGCGAGGCGGATTGGGCAATCATCCACGCCGTGAAGGAGCGTGTCGCCATTCCCGTCATCGCGAACGGCGATGTCCGAAGCGTCGTCGATCTCGTGCGCATCTTCGAGGTGACGGATGCCGACGGCGTGATGGTCGGCAGAGCCGCGCAGGGGAATCCGTGGATCTTTCGTGAGATGGCGGGCTTCTTGCGCACGGGCGAGGTCGCTGCGCCGCCGACGGCCTCCGAGCGGCGTGCGCTCATCCTGCGCCACCTCGACATGCTGCTCGAAACGAAGGGCGACTACGTTGGGCCGCGCGAGATGCGAAAGCATGCGACGTGGTATACGCGCGGCATGAAGAACGGTGCGCGTCTCAGAGAGCTCTTCAATCGCGCGGAAACGAGAGCGGATTTCGCCGCGATCTTGGAAAATTTGGCATAA
- a CDS encoding type III pantothenate kinase produces MLLVFDIGNSNIVMGTYEGKKLLRHWRISTDRQKTGDEYGMLINNLFAYQNIRMEQVRSIIISSVVPPLMVPMIKMCERYFHIHPLVVGPGIKTGFRISYENPREIGADRIVNVAGAFEQYGGPLIVIDIGTATTFDVVAPNGDFLGGVIAPGLSSSADALFQRAARLPRIELVTPKRIISRNTVSGMQAGIIYGYVGQIDEIVRRMKKEMGYDEIKVIATGGYARMVSRESKTIDKIDHFLTLTGLRVLYERNAE; encoded by the coding sequence ATGTTACTTGTTTTTGACATAGGAAACAGCAATATCGTGATGGGCACCTACGAGGGGAAGAAGCTCCTGCGCCATTGGCGTATCTCGACGGACAGGCAGAAGACGGGCGACGAGTATGGCATGCTCATCAACAACCTCTTCGCGTATCAGAACATCCGCATGGAGCAGGTGAGGTCGATCATCATATCGTCCGTCGTGCCGCCTCTGATGGTGCCGATGATCAAGATGTGCGAGCGCTACTTCCACATCCATCCGCTCGTCGTGGGGCCGGGAATCAAGACGGGCTTTCGCATTTCCTATGAGAATCCGCGCGAGATCGGCGCCGACCGCATCGTCAACGTCGCAGGTGCTTTCGAGCAGTACGGCGGGCCCTTGATTGTCATCGACATCGGCACGGCGACGACCTTCGATGTCGTCGCGCCGAACGGCGACTTCCTCGGCGGCGTCATCGCGCCGGGGCTGTCGAGTTCTGCGGACGCGCTCTTCCAGCGTGCCGCGAGATTGCCGCGCATCGAGCTGGTGACGCCGAAGCGCATCATCAGCCGCAACACGGTCAGCGGTATGCAGGCTGGCATCATCTACGGCTACGTCGGGCAGATCGACGAGATCGTGCGCCGCATGAAGAAGGAGATGGGCTACGACGAGATCAAGGTCATCGCGACGGGCGGCTACGCACGCATGGTTTCACGCGAATCGAAGACGATTGACAAGATCGATCATTTCCTGACGCTCACGGGACTTCGCGTCCTCTATGAGAGGAACGCTGAATGA
- a CDS encoding biotin--[acetyl-CoA-carboxylase] ligase has product MRSRILELLRKAGEEYMSGEEIAKRLGVSRTAVWKHIKELREAGYGIKSRSRSGYALEETPDCLLPGEIKNGLRTRFIAKDIVFFEEIDSTNQVAKQLAQKGAAAGTVVVAESQGKGRGRLERSYFSPAGKGIWFSVILRPHILPQEAPKCTLLAAVAVAMAMKRFGLQAEIKWPNDILHEGKKLTGILTEMSAEIDRINYIVIGTGINVNMEEEEFPEELRDKATSLSIMKGERLPRVAFFQAVLEALDELCIVLEEDGFAPIIARWREYAVTLGQEVHVIGAIGKDSFDGRAVDIDEEGALLVEAEGGVRRVLAGDVSIRPKKA; this is encoded by the coding sequence TTGCGCTCCAGGATTTTAGAGCTTTTGCGCAAGGCGGGCGAAGAGTATATGTCAGGCGAGGAGATCGCCAAGAGGCTCGGCGTTTCGCGCACCGCCGTCTGGAAGCACATCAAGGAGCTTCGCGAGGCTGGCTATGGGATCAAGAGTCGGTCGAGAAGCGGCTACGCCTTGGAGGAGACGCCCGACTGCCTGTTGCCTGGGGAGATCAAGAACGGCCTTAGGACACGCTTCATCGCCAAGGACATCGTCTTTTTTGAAGAGATCGATTCGACGAATCAAGTGGCGAAGCAGCTCGCACAAAAGGGCGCAGCGGCGGGTACCGTCGTCGTGGCGGAGTCGCAGGGCAAGGGGCGCGGACGCTTGGAGCGTTCGTACTTCTCGCCTGCGGGCAAGGGCATCTGGTTTTCAGTGATCCTGCGCCCGCACATCCTGCCGCAGGAAGCGCCGAAGTGCACGCTTCTTGCCGCCGTCGCTGTGGCGATGGCGATGAAGCGGTTTGGCCTTCAGGCAGAGATCAAGTGGCCGAACGACATCCTGCACGAGGGGAAGAAACTCACGGGCATCCTGACGGAGATGAGCGCCGAGATCGACCGCATCAATTACATCGTCATCGGCACGGGCATCAATGTCAATATGGAGGAGGAGGAGTTCCCCGAGGAACTGCGCGACAAGGCGACGTCGCTTTCCATCATGAAGGGGGAGAGATTGCCGCGCGTCGCCTTCTTCCAAGCGGTTCTCGAAGCGCTCGACGAGCTTTGCATCGTGCTGGAAGAAGACGGATTCGCGCCCATCATCGCGCGCTGGCGCGAGTACGCCGTGACGCTCGGGCAGGAGGTTCACGTCATCGGCGCCATAGGCAAGGACAGCTTCGACGGCAGAGCGGTCGACATCGATGAAGAGGGTGCGCTGCTCGTTGAGGCGGAGGGCGGCGTGCGCCGCGTGCTCGCGGGCGACGTGTCGATTCGCCCGAAGAAGGCGTAG
- the ftsH gene encoding ATP-dependent zinc metalloprotease FtsH → MNKLFRSVVFYLLIILIAISAIDYFQTREVVTNEVNYSDFLQQVQNGEVAKVTLEHNVVKGTLTDGTEFLTITPDAPNQDTNFLKTLQEKNVEIKAERPAETPWWSTMFSSILPILLLIGVWFFIMQQTQGGGGRVMSFGKSRARMTASDKMKVTFEDVAGADEAKQELEEVVEFLKHPKKFNDLGARIPKGVLLYGPPGTGKTLLARAVAGEAGVPFFTISGSDFVEMFVGVGASRVRDLFDQAKKNAPCIVFIDEIDAVGRQRGAGVGGGHDEREQTLNQLLVEMDGFAANEGIIIMAATNRPDILDPALLRPGRFDRQIVVDKPDVRGRLAILKVHSKGKPLTGDVDLDILARRTPGFTGADLSNLVNEAALLTARRDKKRIGMNELEESIERVMAGPERRSKVMTDKEKELTAYHEGGHTLVGMLLPNADPVHKVTIIPRGRAGGYTLMLPKEDRSYATRSELMDKLKVAMGGRVAEEVVLKEISTGASQDIQHASRIVRSMITQYGMSDVLGPISYGESAEHQVFLGRDLNHQRNYSEEVASEIDKEVRRYIDEAYEACRKIIIDNRDKLDLIAQALIERETLEASELEELVETGKITEKDKKPEEDVNEPDDHDGVILEPLHRPADADLRKPVEEAAEEEVEVKEVAPKLNVTRHDG, encoded by the coding sequence TTGAATAAACTTTTTCGCAGTGTGGTGTTCTATCTGCTGATCATCTTGATCGCCATCTCCGCGATTGACTATTTTCAGACGCGTGAGGTGGTGACGAATGAGGTCAACTATTCGGATTTTCTGCAGCAGGTGCAAAATGGTGAGGTCGCGAAGGTCACGCTTGAGCACAACGTTGTCAAGGGTACGCTGACGGACGGCACGGAGTTTTTGACGATCACGCCCGATGCGCCGAATCAGGATACGAACTTCCTCAAGACCCTGCAGGAGAAGAATGTCGAGATCAAGGCGGAGCGCCCGGCGGAAACGCCGTGGTGGTCGACGATGTTCTCTTCGATCCTGCCGATCCTTCTCTTGATCGGCGTCTGGTTCTTCATCATGCAGCAGACGCAGGGCGGCGGCGGCCGCGTGATGTCTTTTGGCAAGAGCCGTGCGCGCATGACGGCGAGCGACAAGATGAAGGTCACGTTCGAGGATGTGGCGGGCGCAGACGAGGCGAAGCAGGAGCTTGAGGAGGTCGTTGAATTCCTCAAGCATCCGAAGAAGTTCAACGACCTCGGCGCACGCATCCCGAAGGGCGTGCTGCTCTACGGCCCTCCTGGCACGGGCAAGACGCTGCTCGCACGCGCCGTTGCAGGCGAGGCGGGCGTGCCGTTCTTCACGATCAGCGGCTCGGATTTCGTCGAGATGTTCGTCGGCGTCGGCGCCTCGCGCGTGCGCGATCTCTTCGATCAGGCGAAGAAGAACGCGCCGTGCATCGTCTTCATCGACGAGATCGACGCCGTCGGCCGCCAGCGCGGCGCGGGCGTCGGCGGCGGTCACGACGAGCGCGAGCAGACGCTCAATCAGCTTCTCGTCGAGATGGACGGCTTCGCGGCCAATGAAGGCATCATCATCATGGCGGCGACGAACCGCCCCGACATCCTTGATCCCGCGCTTCTGCGCCCCGGCCGCTTCGACCGCCAGATCGTCGTCGACAAGCCCGATGTGCGCGGCAGGCTCGCGATCCTGAAGGTTCACTCGAAGGGCAAGCCTCTGACGGGTGATGTCGACCTCGACATCCTCGCGCGGCGCACGCCGGGCTTCACGGGCGCGGATCTGTCGAACCTCGTGAACGAGGCGGCGCTCCTGACAGCGCGGCGCGACAAGAAGCGCATCGGCATGAACGAGCTGGAAGAGTCCATCGAGCGCGTCATGGCGGGGCCTGAGCGCCGATCGAAGGTCATGACGGACAAGGAGAAGGAATTGACGGCGTATCACGAGGGCGGTCATACGCTCGTCGGTATGCTCCTGCCGAACGCCGACCCCGTGCACAAGGTCACGATCATTCCGCGCGGCAGGGCGGGCGGCTACACGCTGATGCTGCCCAAGGAGGATCGCTCCTATGCGACGCGCTCGGAACTCATGGACAAGCTCAAGGTCGCGATGGGCGGACGCGTCGCCGAAGAGGTCGTCTTGAAGGAGATTTCGACGGGCGCTTCGCAGGACATCCAGCATGCGTCGCGCATCGTGCGCAGCATGATCACGCAGTACGGTATGAGTGACGTCTTGGGGCCGATTTCCTACGGAGAGAGTGCCGAGCATCAGGTGTTCTTGGGACGTGATCTCAATCATCAGAGGAACTACTCGGAAGAGGTCGCGAGCGAGATCGACAAGGAGGTGCGCCGCTACATCGATGAGGCGTACGAAGCGTGCCGCAAGATCATCATCGACAACCGCGACAAGCTCGACCTCATCGCACAGGCTCTGATCGAGCGTGAAACGCTCGAAGCTTCCGAGCTGGAGGAACTCGTCGAGACGGGAAAGATCACGGAAAAGGACAAGAAGCCCGAAGAGGATGTGAACGAACCCGACGATCACGACGGCGTGATCCTTGAGCCTCTGCACCGTCCTGCGGACGCCGATCTTAGAAAGCCGGTGGAAGAGGCGGCGGAGGAAGAAGTGGAAGTGAAGGAAGTCGCGCCCAAGCTCAATGTGACGCGGCATGACGGATAG
- a CDS encoding ABC transporter ATP-binding protein, producing MELRAEKISRDFLRPSAPQGFFMAVEKTDFSLRAGALIAITGRSGSGKSTLLKMLAGLMEPGTGRVLLDDTDIYRLEEAELARLRNRQIGLAPQTLMALSSLTVQENVLLPCSLYGEAREAKPRAEQLMERLGIAHLRCADPTELSGGELRRLTLARALVRDSAVLLLDEPTGDLDDENTRLVLTLLREEAARGKAVLLVTHEREAADYADRLYRMESGRLA from the coding sequence ATGGAACTTCGAGCAGAAAAGATCAGCCGGGATTTCCTGCGGCCGAGTGCGCCGCAGGGCTTCTTCATGGCGGTCGAGAAAACGGACTTTTCGCTGCGTGCGGGTGCCTTGATCGCTATCACGGGACGCTCGGGCAGCGGCAAGAGCACGCTTTTGAAAATGTTGGCAGGCCTCATGGAGCCGGGCACGGGACGCGTGCTCTTAGATGATACGGACATCTACCGACTGGAAGAGGCGGAGCTTGCCCGGCTGCGCAATCGGCAGATCGGCCTCGCGCCTCAGACGCTCATGGCGCTCTCCAGCTTGACGGTGCAGGAGAACGTGCTGCTGCCGTGCTCGCTCTACGGCGAGGCGCGAGAGGCGAAGCCGCGCGCCGAACAGCTCATGGAGCGGCTCGGCATCGCGCATCTCAGGTGCGCCGATCCGACGGAGCTTTCGGGCGGCGAGCTGCGCCGCTTGACGTTGGCTCGCGCCTTGGTGCGCGACAGCGCTGTCCTGCTGCTCGACGAGCCGACAGGCGATCTCGACGACGAAAATACGCGCCTCGTCCTCACGCTGCTGCGCGAAGAGGCGGCGCGCGGCAAGGCAGTCCTTCTCGTGACGCATGAGCGTGAGGCTGCGGACTACGCCGATCGCCTCTATCGCATGGAATCGGGAAGATTGGCGTAA
- a CDS encoding ABC transporter permease, with the protein MSFARFLAVRNCRRNPSRTAALGLVAALLALALFGGSLVVLSLQNGLNRFQERLGADILVLPKAAQADGGLEGVLVQGKPLQFYMEASRLAEIASLPGVERAAPQFFLTSANAGCCSVAVQLIGFDPATDFTIRPWLLESYAGDVGYGDILCGSGISVPADRRLKFYNVPCRVVGRLSPTGTGMDMAVYANMETIRAMMKNAAELDFASFQGVDPEQAISAVLVKTAPDFSPEAVAQAISAAYPDLAARPAHGMVRSVEAGLGGVTGTVGILLFVVWLLCIGLLALAFRLVFAERRGEFAVLLISGARRGVLARIVLAEALIVSSLGAAGGVLAGAFVLLPFAALLKDSFARPYLLPDASGIALLAAGAFCVSVLSAALAALWTVRRMDVTLREDM; encoded by the coding sequence ATGAGCTTCGCACGCTTTCTTGCCGTGCGGAACTGCCGCAGGAATCCTTCGCGCACCGCCGCGCTGGGGCTGGTGGCAGCGCTGCTCGCCTTGGCGCTCTTCGGCGGTTCGCTCGTCGTCTTGAGTTTGCAGAATGGCCTGAATCGCTTTCAGGAGCGTCTGGGCGCGGACATTCTCGTTCTGCCCAAGGCGGCGCAGGCGGACGGCGGCCTGGAAGGCGTGCTCGTGCAGGGAAAGCCGCTTCAGTTCTACATGGAAGCCTCGCGACTTGCAGAAATCGCGTCCCTGCCTGGCGTCGAGCGCGCCGCGCCGCAGTTTTTCCTGACGTCGGCAAATGCTGGTTGCTGCTCCGTAGCGGTGCAGCTGATCGGCTTCGATCCGGCGACGGACTTCACGATCCGGCCGTGGCTTCTGGAGAGCTATGCGGGTGACGTTGGCTATGGTGACATCCTCTGCGGCAGCGGCATCTCCGTGCCCGCAGACAGGCGGCTGAAGTTTTACAATGTGCCGTGCCGCGTCGTCGGCCGCCTGAGTCCGACGGGAACGGGCATGGATATGGCGGTCTACGCGAATATGGAGACGATCCGCGCCATGATGAAGAATGCGGCGGAGTTGGATTTCGCATCGTTTCAGGGCGTCGATCCCGAGCAGGCGATTTCCGCCGTGCTCGTCAAGACCGCGCCCGACTTCAGCCCCGAGGCCGTGGCGCAGGCGATTTCCGCTGCCTATCCCGATCTCGCGGCGCGGCCTGCGCACGGCATGGTTCGGAGCGTGGAGGCGGGACTGGGCGGTGTCACGGGGACGGTCGGCATCCTGCTCTTCGTGGTATGGCTGCTGTGCATCGGACTTCTGGCGCTCGCCTTCCGACTGGTGTTCGCGGAGAGACGCGGGGAGTTTGCCGTGCTCCTCATCAGCGGCGCAAGGAGAGGCGTGCTCGCGCGAATCGTCCTCGCCGAAGCCCTTATCGTGTCCTCTCTTGGCGCGGCGGGCGGCGTCCTTGCGGGCGCTTTCGTGCTGCTGCCTTTTGCCGCACTCTTGAAGGACAGCTTTGCGCGGCCGTACCTTCTGCCCGACGCTTCGGGCATCGCTCTTTTGGCGGCAGGGGCTTTTTGCGTCTCCGTTCTTTCCGCCGCGCTCGCGGCGCTTTGGACGGTGCGGCGCATGGATGTGACACTGCGGGAGGATATGTGA